In the genome of Mercurialis annua linkage group LG8, ddMerAnnu1.2, whole genome shotgun sequence, the window agtaaattgttttaattttaaaatataaactaatattaactcaatataaacttaataaatcAATGTTGACTgaatgtgaacctaatgtctactcaatgtcaactcaatgtaaacttgataTAAACTACGTGTCAAttcaaagtaatttttttagtaaaatattataattttaaaaattaacttaatatcaactgaaggtcgactcaatgtctacttaatgacgactcaatgtaaacctaacgTCAATTCAATATAATCCTAATGTTAATTCAATATAATCATAATGTTAATTCAATATAATCCTAATGTTAattcaatataattataatatcaacttaatgtaaacttaataactcaacgttcaatcaatgtcaactcaatgtgaacctaatgttcactcaatgtcaactcaatgtgaacctaatgttcactcaatgtcaactcaatataaacttaataactcaacgttgaatcaatgtcaactcaatgtgaatctaatgttcactaaatgtcaactcaatgtaaacccaATGTtcactcaatgtcaactcaatgtaaatttgatataaactacatgtcaatccaaaataaatttttttagtaaaatattatatttttaaaaattaacttaatatcaactgaaggtcgactcaatgtctacttaatgacgactcaatataaacttaacgtcaattcaatataatcctaatgtcaactcaatataattataatattaactcaatgtaaacctattGTCAATCTGAAGTAatcttttagaaaattattttaattttgaaatgtaaattaatatcaactcaatataaacttagtAACTCAACGCTGACTCAATGTCAACCTGatgtaaactcaatgtcaactcattGTAAATTACATGTCAATgcaagataatttttttaataaattattataattttaaaaattaacttaatatcaactcaattaacttatataatctattttgagtttttatcgagttgatattaagttaattgtgtttgtaatacattaatatataaaatctatttaacttagtttactttaagttaatatttaatttacactactattaatttaattagagaaatttaatttaaattttgacaagagTAATATCTTATTAGTGTTTTGTaatatatatcatttataatcaaccattttagtaggttatatttagtttatatgcttttttatatattattaaagagTACATGTATTAATATTAAAGAGTAAATAAAGACAACAAGCATGTCTTGCCTTGGTGGTTAGGCACATGGACAAAGAGTGAGAGGTCATGGGTTCGAATCCCACTAAgaacaaaattatattttattaattcttttaaatctCACCACTACAGTTGACCGCCGCTGACCGGGAGTTGACCGCCGCTGACCGGGCGTTGACCGCCGTTGACCGCCGTTGCCTGGTCGGTCGGGCCGGAATTTGACCGGTTGTCGGTTGTGGTTGATTGGTCTAACCAAACCCATATTTGCCACGTGTCAacattttattgattaaaatatagACCAATGAGATATTGCCAAATAGTGAGGACaatattgtctttttttttgaattttgggttatgagggattcttgaaaactttttttttttgggagatttttgccaaaattaaaatgatgagggaaaagtgaaacactatagcacttttgagggatttgtgtaaaaaacccttgttttttatataaaatatgagcCAAATCCAAAAAGTcatataatttgtttatttatttagtatatttttttttgcacatataatataatttatataaatatttttatttttttatttaaacggTTGAACCAACGGTTGAACCGCTTGAACCTTGAACCGCTAGACATACCGGTTCTGTCACCCATCCGGGTTTTAAAACATTGTTTGAATCATATAGTATCAGACTATCAGTCAGGATTTGGTTATGTGAATTATGACCATGACCTGTTTCATTTATTATGCTAATTAATCCTGAGatagaaatgaaaaattatCTCTTGGGAACAACTTAATTCACCAAGACTTCCCGAATTTCTATCCAACAAAGCAACCTTTCATCTTCTAGATCCACTACACTATATGTACCCCTACAATgtattttcatgcacaatacAATCAATAAAgcaatttacataaaataactCACGGCAGCCATGGCTACCCCCAAAGTGAGTCTCAAGCTTATTATCGATCCAAAGGCTAACAAAGTCCTATTCGCAGAGTCTGAGAAAGATTTTGTTGATTTTCTGTGCAGCCTTCTGTGTATGCCTTTAGGTGCTGCAATCAATCTTCTCAAAGATGCACCAACTTTTGGTTCCTTAGAAACTCTATACAATAGTATTCAAAACCTAAAAGCAGTTCACATGCAGCCGGATCACGTAAACAAAGATCTGCTCTTGAAACCCCGTCTCCCAACCCACGCATTAGGTCTGACTCTATGCCCATCTGATGCAACTCCACAATTGTTATACTTATACCGTTGTCCAAACTATGCATGCCGTCGTAACGAAGTAACAGGCTGCAAAGGTAAAAGTTGCTGTATGTGTACGGAAGCCATGGATACGCCAGTGACTATCACAGATATAAATGGCGCAAATTATAATGTGAAAAACGGTTTTGTGAAGGGAGATATTAAATACATGGTGATGGATGATTTGAGTGTCTTACCGATAACCTCAATTGAATCCTTTTTTGACGTATTAAGCAATATGAATGTCAAGGACGTTGCTGCTCTTCACAAAATTGTCGTTGAGGTTCGGCCTAATGAGGTAACACTCAGATTTTCTGAATTCTATGTTTTCTTAAAAAAGTAGTTCCGTAactgttttattattttctataatttcctataatttgataattatcTTGTACAAAGACAATAATATGATAACCGTACAAATATTTAATCCCGgtatttcattttgattttgaaaatactATAATGTATTCTTATATAACGTACGCGCTTTTATTTCCGTGTTACATAGAATGTAATTTAGCTTAATTTCATTGATTCTCTCTTCAATTCAATCagatttaatttatcatttgcTGTTTAGGTTGTAGAGTTGTTGAAGGCTTCTCTTCATTCAAAGGAAGTTCTCACAAATGTGCTCTTACTGAAGCCAAGCATCAAGGGTCAGAAGCTTAATCAATAGCAATGATCGAAAATGGATTTTTcatgtttcgttatgtttggcAGTTTTAGAGCTATCTTTATTATTGAAAgaattgttatatgtttattgGAAATGATGTCTTTTTTTGTTGGATTGCTTTTGTTGAACCTTTTAATTTTGCtgttgtttttgatttttttggattGAGAGTTcattaatgttatatttctaataaatagagttttgttttaaatgatatggTTTAAGATCATTTAAGAATAGACGTCCTCCCGTGATCGTTGGTCCAACATTACGAATTCAGATTGATGTGTATCTCTAGCATGATCAAGTTTGTGATAATAGGGATCACCACACTTGACGTAATGGTTTGCCTAAAGGTAAAAGTTGCTGTACTATTTGTTTTCTTGGTCTTTTTATGGAGAAAATTGTGAGCGTGCGTCAAAAATGGTAAAAGGTTgctatattttcaaattttaatttatatggttatttccttaactttttttttattcagtATGCTCTTCTACgttacaaatttttatttatctaattcCTTGTCAAGTTTAATGATATGACCTATTTTTCTAATATGTCTACTTAATTATAAGGTGGACATTTGAATTCGGTTCACGTGCATCTCATGTCGAGTGTGATGCACACTCCTAAATGACCACAAGTTGAAAAAAAAGTCGAGGATTAGATAAAGacggaaattttaaaaaaagtatatcagataataaaaaggtgaaaatataGAGTCCTCAAGATGagtatgacaaaaaaaaatatagaactGTGACTCAAGTATAAGCAATCAGGATGTGGGTAAGACCTAAATAGTCGAGCATATCTCTACAGTTCATATATATATGTGGAACAATTCAAAACctattttcatgcacaatttacgGCTGCAGCCATGGAAAACCCTAAACTGAACCTAAAGCTCATCATCAATCCAAAGGCTAACAGAGTCTTATTTGCAGAGACTGATAAAGATTTTGTTGATTTCCTGCGCAGCCTTTTTTCTTTGCCTTTAGGTATTGCTATCAATCTTCTCAAAGACGCTCCACCGTTTTCCTCCATACAAACTCTATACAAGAGTGTTCAAAATCTGAAAGATTGTTACATGCAGCAGCCTAACCACAAATATAAGGATCTGTCTGATGCAGATCCACAACAAGTGACATCCTGTAAGAACACAAGGTGCACGAAGTGTGGACATGTCATGGATAATCCAGCGACTGTGAAGGGAGATATTAAATACATGGTGATGGATGATTTGAGTGTGTCGCCAATAATCTCCATAGAATCTTGTTTTGAtatattaagaaaattgaaTGCCAGCGACGTTGCTGCTCTTCAGACAAGGGTTGTTGAGGTTGATGCTATTGAGGTAACACCACtacataatttttgtttttggtttttttgttcttcattaGAACTGAACTGAGCTTAATTTCGGGTTAAGTATCTTTTCGGTTACCGAACTATAACCATTCTACACAACGGTtactgaattataaaaaattatgaaatggTTACCGTACTATATGATTTTTACAAAACAGTTACCgaattattataaaaagttacaaagcggttaccgaactatagttttttttataaaaatgttaatagCTTGATGACAATTTACTGATATGGACGAGGTAAAGATGTATAGTCATCCATCAATTCGATAATTagtttgtaaaaaattaatagtttgcTAACTATTTAGCAAAAAAGTACAAGTTCGGTAGccattttattactttttacaATACGttgttactttttaaaattcgataactattttataataatgttaTAGTTGGGTATccggaaaaaataattaacccctTAATTTTGTTTGGTTTCTTTAGGTTGTGGAGTTGTTGAAGGCTTCTCTTGAGTCGAAGGAAGTTCTCACAAATGTGTTCCTACTTTCTAGTAAAATGAAGCACAAGAACCCGAGATTGACAGGGACTGAGCTAGAGCCgacaataaaaaggtttaatatCTGCTCACTTCGCCACCGTTATGTGACTGACCAGATATTCACCAGGTGTCCGCCCTGCTTCTCCTGTAATATGGATAATGAAGTGAAGTTTATAGGATGCTTGACCTAATTCTATTGAGGGAGGTGCTGTAAAATATCATTATTTCACTTTCCAGTTAATCAATGAACAAACAACTGAATATTATTATAGGGAGAACTAATGTTCCTAATTATTCTTAATATATTGGGTTAAAATATTCACGGACAATGATACAGGCTTTTTACACTTCGATATCTAAATAAACCTAGAAAATAATCCACcattattattcaaaaaaagaaaaatccacCATTAGAAAAATCTAACCAATTACTGATGCTCTGTATATGTGGAATTTGAGTTTTTGGAAAGAATTGGATTAAAAGATAGTGGTAGTTTTATACTTCTATCCGAATTTGAATCGTGCGATTTAAACGATTTTTGGATCTAATTCTATTATAACGATCAACACACATTAATTTTACTTAGGCAAAAATATTGAAAACTTCagcacttttgaattttttttcaattccaccaccacctaggagaattctcaattgcaccctatttagagttttcagttttcatctgtaccccaaataaaaaaaattgataatttaattaatttaatgataaaattattaaaaccaactaaatagagggattgtatcattattttttccatttgaaaaaaacaaataaattagtatatgaaagattaatttaaacttttttctaaataaaaagaggtcattttagtcaattgAGATACAGACGAAAACTGAGAAGCCTaaatagggtgtaattgaaaattctcctacgtggtggtgcaattgaaaacaaagtcaaaggtgggttttttttaagtatttttaccTTTTACTTATGACGTCGGTCACTTTTGCACCAAATTTAATCGTTTAGTCcttcaaaattataatttttgtttatgattaatttaattattatttttctagggtttgttttttaaatttcaatttgggattttattatttttgatatctTTATGTAAATTTAAGACTTTTAGAAGCATTTTTTTGAACATAAAAGAAcagaattttcttttattttacaattttaaaattcaattgaatcaataattatttgaatgtctaattattataattcattCGAATCAATAGGTATTGGAAGTTATAATATGACTTTATTCTTTTAagatttaattacttaaaaacgcCCTCATTTTAagttttgttttcgtttataccctaacctataaaaattgtcacaaatactcatgaccttatttttatgtttcaccttctttccCGGTGTCTGTTTCAAAaatcgaatttttttttattcaaatatgacaatttttctaggtcaaggtataaatttttcttttttgaaggTGAgcgttttttaagtaattaagctttCTTTTAACCTACAACTTTAATCATTtattaccaatgagctataactcaaatggtataagctcTGATAGCAATCTTAGGACGTGCCATGGAGCTATTAACAAACCAGGAAATGGCGGGTTCTTTAGGCGATTTGTATGAGAGCATTGAATCGCTCAACGACACTTACCTTCAACCGAAGCACCAGAATCAGAACAAGGAAGGCATTTTAAAACCCAAAGCTCCTGTTCTTGATATTCAATCTCCTCTCCTACTCACCAACAGAACTACTTCTACCATTAGTACACACACCATAACTGACCGGAACCCTGTCGAAAGAAAGGCGTATCTCTGTTGCGAAATGAAACTACAACCACGTGGCTGTAAGTGCTCTCGCAGATCCTGTGAGAATAATGATTGTATTTACTATTGGAACCATCATAAATATGTGACTGATGACCCCGAAACTGTTTGTCCTCAATGCAAAAACAGAATGTCGGTTGAGTTGTTTTATGTATTAGATGATGATGAtgcaaaaaaagaaaaggaagaggATTGTAATAAATTAAGTGGGTTTGTGAGAGATGCAGTGAGTTACATGGTAATGGATAATTTGGAAGTGAAGGCTATGTCTACGTCATCCGGTATTACTGGTTTCATCGACATGTTTAAGATTAAGGATTTGGGTTCACTTGAAGAGAGGGAAATTGATGTGGGTGCTGCTGAGGTATATATCAATCTTTAAGCTTTcgattgaaaaattatttatagtaGTTAGTAGTTACATTTTCTGGCCCTATTAAGTTTCAATATTAGAACTTAAAAAAGGCGCTAGACAGTTTTAATTTAGACACTTGGACTAAATTTCACGGGCAATTTATGAATTATTATGAATTGATTTGAGTTTCTAATTGTAGGGTTTGAAGATACTGAAGCAGTCCTTGCAGTCCAAGAATGTTTTGACGAGTGTTTTTCTCCGTAAAAGGAAGGCGTGTGATACAACCTTAATTTTAGATTAGTCGACATCATTATAATGATTGAATATGAATGAGaattttattagaaatattttcttttaaaaattagtttcatGGTTTAGCTATTGTCGATTCTGACTCTAAATGGAAAAAAATGAGAATGGAAGTTCGTTAATGAAGTATACCTATctgttttttagatttttttttctgtttttttttttataaatgatcaATAGATTAGCACATCCACAAAATATAGATGGCAAAACAAGTCAAAAACAAGGCAAGAATTtaataaaagttaaagaaatcaaCACATCTAAAAACATCATTGAAACTCAACAGCTTTGTAAACAATAAGAAAAAGCAACGAATTAGCATCTGAATACTCCTCGTCAAAAACCCGTCTATTTCTAGCCTTCCACAAGTGTCAGACtccataaaatcaaaaaagCTTAAAAGCTTGCGATGTCTACCGGCAGTGGCGGATCCAAGAATTTATTCCAGCCCGGGCTATAAATTATgtgtaattaataaatatataaactcaTTTGCAtacaatttatattaataaacaaCAATAGTAAATACTTCATCTAAAAGATAAACGGTTTgaataaacacaataataaaaaaaaatagttggttagaatttgttattttattttatttttttatttttattcttttataattttgtaaatatataaacaataatGAGTAATGTTTTAGTGACATATTttatgtttgaaaaaaaaaatgacatttattCAAATATTTGAATATGAAGCAATtgatttgtttaaaattaatttttaaatatagaaAGTGACCTATATTTTTGGTAAGAAAGGCTTATCTCTGTTGCAGATTGAATCTATGGTGTTCTAGCTGTTCCAATTTCGATCATGATTGTATGTACTATGATCGTTACAATATTCATAACCGTCATAAATATGTGACTGGTGACCCAAAAGCTCTTTGTCCTAAATGCAATAGAAATATGTCGGTTGAGTTATCTTATATTGTTACAGAATCAAACGATGATGCAAAAAAGGAAAAGGAGGAGGCTTGTAATGAATTGAGTGGGTTTGTGAGAGATGTGGTGAGTTATATGGTGATGGATAATTTGGAAGTT includes:
- the LOC126662037 gene encoding uncharacterized protein LOC126662037, with product MATPKVSLKLIIDPKANKVLFAESEKDFVDFLCSLLCMPLGAAINLLKDAPTFGSLETLYNSIQNLKAVHMQPDHVNKDLLLKPRLPTHALGLTLCPSDATPQLLYLYRCPNYACRRNEVTGCKGKSCCMCTEAMDTPVTITDINGANYNVKNGFVKGDIKYMVMDDLSVLPITSIESFFDVLSNMNVKDVAALHKIVVEVRPNEVVELLKASLHSKEVLTNVLLLKPSIKGQKLNQ
- the LOC126661215 gene encoding uncharacterized protein LOC126661215; the encoded protein is MENPKLNLKLIINPKANRVLFAETDKDFVDFLRSLFSLPLGIAINLLKDAPPFSSIQTLYKSVQNLKDCYMQQPNHKYKDLSDADPQQVTSCKNTRCTKCGHVMDNPATVKGDIKYMVMDDLSVSPIISIESCFDILRKLNASDVAALQTRVVEVDAIEVVELLKASLESKEVLTNVFLLSSKMKHKNPRLTGTELEPTIKRFNICSLRHRYVTDQIFTRCPPCFSCNMDNEVKFIGCLT